From Nymphaea colorata isolate Beijing-Zhang1983 chromosome 6, ASM883128v2, whole genome shotgun sequence, a single genomic window includes:
- the LOC116256161 gene encoding uncharacterized protein LOC116256161 isoform X3 — protein sequence MGNKAVEGGAEEEKWLRKERSRLIWPLFYVLFLHIVAFYFFTRGFLLTRTELSFVSNCSDAAAAPCQNSCLGPHMVPNEDVEFAGSLLVEKQNKCWTKPAVDRLVIIVLDALRFDFVAPSTFFEDKKLWMDKLKVLQKLASDKECSARIFKAIADPPTTSLQRLKGLTTGSLPTFIDVGNSFGAPSIIEDNLIYQLATNGKRVVMMGDDTWMQLFPNHFHSSHPFPSFNVKDLDTVDNGVIEHLFPALYSEDWDVLIAHFLGVDHAGHIFGVDSSPMIEKLKTYNQVLEKVVDILKNHSGPGELHENTFLIVLGDHGQTENGDHGGGTSEEVETSLFAMSAKKPPGTIPAALDNSRCGFDTEGKEVCISSIQQLDFAVTIAAMVGIPFPYGSIGQINPELYALSPGTWYAHTTSPSSKCSNVITWMQRYLYALCINSWQVKRYIDQYSASSILRFPSEDLIRLAESYSEAQSNWSHILHNECPLKVDPLGQNCDYVNILLGQINAYSKFLGDVAELARSKWTQFDIKLMSAGLCVLLASLLVQLFSIERARMSKPSVTQNSCFIRRSFCRYTVILLVIFCILGLVSLAASSLSHNSMATLMYAKREELFLYLFGGTVLFSAISFVLEHLKFVRYLRQAKIKWVSASALSSQDAIVAGNRGSGSINSLGISSRTILAALVLVIRACSLLSNSYILTEGKVAHFLLATTGILNLQYSIASESMKTEAFAFLFLNFVLRVIGEGGLSKQILTSLPSATLEVEWWDHFWLICTGILPMVLLVWVISLIFQPIGLNSNWKTLKCYFPAITILSYAPIIVYWALEGKLLPITFILKYVGKNIFPRLVYAFSFGMIIFLAYFQKCKQKSRYADDPEGLTVATVAMLVAWSSTILLLSGRQGPLIAILSIFEGWCIIKLQKLVRQQEHTNKKSCSCGSDVFAVTQWNLVAVSLFYCLGHW from the exons ATGGGCAACAAGGCTGTTGAAGGAGGTGCAGAAGAGGAGAAATGGTTGAGGAAGGAAAGATCGCGCCTCATTTGGCCCTTATTCTACGTCCTTTTCCTCCACATCGTCGCGTTTTACTTCTTTACTAGAGGTTTCCTTCTTACGAGAACTGAGCTTTCTTTTGTTAGCAACTGTTCCGATGCCGCTGCAGCTCCCTGTCAGAATTCTTGCCTAGGGCCACATATGGTTCCGAATGAAGATGTTGAGTTTGCCGGCAGTTTATTGGTGGAGAAGCAGAATAAGTGCTGGACCAAACCAGCAGTTGATCGGCTCGTCATCATAGTTCTTGATGCCTTAAG GTTTGATTTTGTGGCCCCCAGTACTTTCTTTGAAG ACAAAAAGCTGTGGATGGACAAGCTAAAAGTGCTGCAAAAACTGGCCTCAGACAAGGAATGCTCTGCTCGAATTTTCAAGGCTATTGCTGACCCCCCAACTACCAGCTTGCAACGCCTGAAG GGTTTAACCACAGGCAGTTTGCCGACCTTCATTGATGTGGGAAATAGTTTCGGAGCCCCTTCAATCATTGAAGATAACTTGATATATCAG TTAGCTACAAATGGCAAGCGAGTCGTTATGATGGGAGATGATACATGGATGCAGTTGTTTCCAAATCATTTTCATTCATCACATCCATTCCCATCCTTCAATGTGAAGGATCTTGACACG GTGGATAATGGAGTGATTGAGCATTTGTTTCCAGCTTTATATAGTGAGGATTGGGACGTTCTTATTGCACATTTTCTTGGAGTG GATCATGCAGGGCACATATTTGGTGTTGATTCCAGTCCCATGATTGAAAAGTTGAAGACATACAACCAAGTTCTTGAG AAAGTTGTAGACATTCTAAAGAACCATTCAGGTCCTGGAGAATTACATGAGAACACCTTCCTTATTGTATTGGGTGACCATGGACAAACTGAGAATGGTGACCATGGTGGAGGAACTTCTGAAGAG GTAGAAACATCACTCTTTGCAATGAGTGCAAAAAAACCTCCAGGAACCATACCAGCTGCACTTGATAACTCCCGTTGTGGTTTTGACACG GAAGGCAAGGAAGTTTGCATAAGCTCCATCCAACAG CTTGATTTTGCAGTAACAATTGCTGCTATGGTTGGGATTCCATTTCCTTATGGAAG CATTGGACAGATTAATCCAGAATTATATGCATTAAGTCCTGGTACATGGTATGCACATACAACTAGTCCATCAAGCAAATGTTCAAATGTAATCACATGGATGCAGCGTTATCTCTATGCTCTCTGTATTAACAGCTGGCAG GTCAAGAGGTACATTGATCAGTATTCAGCTTCATCAATCTTGAGATTTCCATCAGAAGATTTGATTCGTTTGGCAGAATCTTATTCAGAAGCCCAGTCAAATTGGTCACATATTCTTCACAATGAATGTCCGTTAAAGGTTGACCCTCTTGGTCAAAATTGTGATTATGTAAATATTCTTTTGGGTCAAATCAATgcatattcaaaatttttagggGATGTTGCAGAACTTGCTCGCTCTAAGTGGACTCAGTTTGATATTAAACTGATGAGTGCTGGACTTTGTGTACTGTTAGCTTCATTGCTTGTCCAGCTATTTTCCATTGAGAGGGCAAGAATGTCAAAACCAAGTGTTACACAAAACAGTTGTTTTATTAGGAGAAGCTTCTGCAGATATACTGTCATATTGTTGGTGATTTTTTGTATTCTAGGGTTGGTATCATTGGCAGCATCTTCATTGAGCCATAATTCTATGGCCACATTAATGTATGCCAAAAGGGAGGAGTTGTTCCTTTACCTTTTTGGTGGTACGGTTCTCTTTTCAGCCATCAGTTTTGTTCTGGAGCATCTCAAGTTTGTGAGATATTTACGCCAAGCCAAGATCAAGTGGGTGTCTGCATCTGCCCTTTCTAGTCAGGATGCTATTGTAGCGGGTAATAGAGGTTCTGGCTCCATAAATAGTTTAGGCATTTCATCAAGGACTATTCTTGCGGCACTTGTTCTGGTGATACGTGCTTGCAGTTTGCTCTCAAACAGTTACATAT TGACAGAAGGAAAGGTTGCTCACTTTCTTTTGGCCACAACTGGTATTCTTAACTTGCAATACTCAATTGCAAGTGAATCAATGAAAACTGAA GCATTTGCATTTCTCTTTCTAAATTTTGTTCTTCGAGTTATTGGTGAAGGAGGTTTATCCAAACAGATACTTACATCGTTGCCTTCTGCAACGCTTGAAGTTGAATGGTGGGATCATTTTTGGCTGATATGTACAGGGATATTGCCTATGGTACTTCTAGTTTGGGTCATATCCTTGATCTTCCAACCGATTGGTCTCAACTCAAATTGGAAAACTTTGAAGTGTTACTTTCCTGCTATCACCATATTGAGTTATGCACCCATAATTGTATACTGGGCTTTAGAAGGCAAATTGCTGCCTATAACATTTATTCTTAAGTATGTAGGGAAAAACATTTTTCCCCGTCTAGTTTATGCCTTCAGTTTTGGGATGATCATTTTTTTAGCCTACTTTCAAAAGTGCAAGCAGAAATCCAGATATGCGGATGACCCTGAAGGGTTGACAGTTGCTACAGTGGCCATGTTAGTTGCCTGGAGTTCAACTATCTTATTGTTAAGTGGAAGACAAGGCCCACTCATTGCTATTCTATCTATTTTTGAAG
- the LOC116255857 gene encoding acylamino-acid-releasing enzyme 2 isoform X2, giving the protein MPALLNGLALAKTLSPPFSLVSPLANSLSIDRVSISRSPCRLLFQPLLVTSRTKFSALSMMEACESVVTRGSKHNPDKHFDEDYRDQAKLLQEFCNMSTVDKAWIFNSCNGTGSWAMFYLSQTNLLANKRTKYILSSYISKEESHSLTFQCTPFPFELVDVSTVVPSPSGSKLLIVRNGQNGSAVQLEIWSSCHMQKDIHIPVSVHGPLYTDGWFEGISWSDDEQFIAYVAEAPSSLKPMFNSFGIKEGPSDEKNINSWKGQGDWEEQWGESYSGKGKPSLFVVNVDSGEAQAVEGIPESLSVGQVVWAPLSPDDGQQTLVFVGWSDINVPHRVARKLGIKYCYNRPCSLYAVRAPVFEPKEPHSKDEGHESASAINLTGDTQSAYFPCFTPDGRFLLFVSAKSAVESGAHCATNSLHRMNWSSTRKPDLANIIDLVPVVMHADVGSFPGLYCDSIIAKPWLSDGSTLILSSVWGSTEVLISVDVLSGKLSRISPHNSDSSWNLLAVDGGIVLAVSSNPVSPPQIKYGCFLDRKENETSSEWDWQDISLPKLAYSEKVKSMLSLLQFNILKIDVPDLSGNLTTGAKQPFEAIFIHSNSQGSSNKGEKENGLSPLIVVIHGGPHSVSLASYSKSLAFLASLGFSLLVVNYRGSLGFGEEALQSLPGKIGSQDVKDVLTAIDHVVNKGYADPSKIFVLGGSHGGFLTSHLIGQEPDKFVAAAVRNPVCNIASMVGTTDIPDWCYFEAYGSEGKNLFTEAPSVEHLEVFYKKSPISYVSKVKSPVLFLLGAQDLRVPVSNGLQFARALREKGVKVKIVMFPNDIHPIERPQSDFESFLNIGVWFKNYCS; this is encoded by the exons ATGCCTGCATTGTTGAACGGACTCGCATTGGCGAAAACTCTCTCTCCACCCTTCTCACTCGTTTCTCCACTTGCTAACTCTTTGTCCATAGACAGAGTTTCTATCTCTCGATCACCTTGCAG GCTCCTTTTTCAACCACTTTTAGTCACAAGTAGGACAAAATTTTCAGCCTTGTCAATGATGGAAGCATGTGAAAGTGTCGTCACAAGAGGCTCTAAACACAACCCTGATAAGCACTTCGATGAAGATTACAGAGACCAAGCTAAGTTGCTTCAGGAGTTCTGCAATATGTCAACTGTTGATAAGGCCTGGATTTTCAATTCTTGTAATG GGACTGGTTCATGGGCAATGTTCTATTTGAGCCAAACAAATCTTTTAGCAAACAAGAGAACTAAGTACATTCTGTCCTCCTAcatttcaaaagaagaaagccACTCTCTAACCTTCCAATGCACTCCTTTTCCCTTTGAACTGGTGGATGTATCAACAGTTGTCCCTTCACCATCAGGTTCAAAGCTTCTCATAGTTCGAAATGGTCAAAATGGATCTGCAGTACAACTTGAAATCTGGAGCTCTTGTCATATGCAAAAGGATATACATATCCCAGTATCTGTTCATGGTCCATTATATACAGATGGATG GTTTGAAGGTATTAGTTGGAGCGATGATGAACAATTTATTGCCTATGTTGCTGAAGCACCTTCCTCACTTAAGCCCATGTTCAATAGTTTTGGCATTAAAGAAGGACCTTCAGATGAAAAGAACATTAACAGCTGGAAAGGTCAGGGGGACTGGGAGGAGCAGTGGGGTGAATCATACTCTGGAAAAGGGAAACCCTCACTTTTTGTTGTTAACGTCGACAG TGGAGAAGCTCAAGCTGTAGAAGGCATCCCAGAGTCCCTTTCTGTTGGGCAAGTTGTATGGGCACCTCTATCTCCTGATGATGGGCAACAGACGTTGGTTTTTGTTGGATGGTCTGATATTAATGTTCCTCACCGTGTTGCACGAAAGCTTGGGATAAAATACTGTTACAACAGGCCATGTTCTTTGTATGCAGTCAGGGCTCCTGTTTTTGAACCCAAGGAACCACACTCAAA AGATGAAGGTCATGAGAGTGCATCAGCCATCAACCTGACAGGAGATACACAGAGTGCCTACTTCCCTTGTTTCAC TCCAGATGGAAGGTTCCTTTTGTTTGTATCGGCAAAAAGTGCTGTGGAGTCTGGGGCTCATTGTGCGACCAATTCTTTGCACAGAATGAATTGGTCCAGTACCAGAAAACCAGATTTGGCAAACATTATTGATCTG GTCCCAGTTGTAATGCATGCAGATGTTGGTTCCTTCCCAGGACTTTATTGTGATAGTATCATCGCAAAACCATGGCTTTCTGATGGATCTACCTTGATACTCTCTTCTGTTTGGGGTAGCACTGAAGTACTAATTTCAGTAGATGTATTAAG TGGCAAGTTATCGAGGATTAGCCCCCACAATTCTGACTCTTCATGGAATCTTCTTGCAGTTGATGGTGGCATTGTCCTTGCGG TTTCCAGTAACCCGGTTAGTCCCCCTCAAATCAAGTATGGGTGCTTTCTTGATCGAAAGGAGAACGAAACAAGTTCGGAATGGGATTGGCAGGACATATCATTGCCAAAGTTGGCCTACTCAGAAAAG GTCAAGTCAATGCTGTCATTGCTTCAGTTCAACATATTGAAAATTGATGTTCCTGATTTGTCAGGAAATCTTACTACTG GTGCAAAACAACCCTTTGAGGCAATTTTCATCCATTCCAACTCTCAAGGCTCAAGTAACAAaggggagaaagaaaatggattAAGCCCACTCATAGTAGTTATTCATGGAGGACCACATTCAGTTTCATTGGCCAGTTATTCCAAGTCCCTTGCATTCCTTGCTTCTTTGGGTTTCAGCTTGCTTGTGGTGAACTACAG AGGTTCATTAGGATTTGGAGAGGAAGCGCTGCAATCCCTTCCAGGCAAAATTGGAAGTCag GATGTGAAGGATGTTTTGACAGCAATAGATCATGTTGTCAATAAAGGGTATGCAGACCCATCTAAAATATTTGTTCTTGGAGGTTCACATGGTGGGTTTTTGACATCTCATTTGATTGGCCAG GAGCCTGATAAATTTGTTGCAGCTGCGGTCAGAAACCCTGTCTGTAACATTGCATCGATGGTTGGGACAACAGATATTCCTGACTGGTGTTATTTTGAAGCATATGGGAGTGAAGGGAAAAATTTGTTCACGGAAGCACCTTCAGTTGAGCACTTAGAAGTCTTCTATAAAAAATCTCCTATTTCCTATGTCTCAAAG GTGAAATCACCGGTCCTCTTCCTTTTAGGTGCCCAGGATCTTCGAGTTCCAGTCTCAAATGGCCTACAA TTTGCAAGAGCACTGAGGGAAAAGGGGGTGAAAGTCAAAATTGTTATGTTTCCTAATGATATTCACCCAAttgaaag aCCACAGTCTGACTTTGAAAGTTTTCTTAATATTGGAGTTTGGTTCAAAAACTACTGCAGCTGA
- the LOC116255857 gene encoding acylamino-acid-releasing enzyme isoform X1 yields MPALLNGLALAKTLSPPFSLVSPLANSLSIDRVSISRSPCRLLFQPLLVTSRTKFSALSMMEACESVVTRGSKHNPDKHFDEDYRDQAKLLQEFCNMSTVDKAWIFNSCNGTGSWAMFYLSQTNLLANKRTKYILSSYISKEESHSLTFQCTPFPFELVDVSTVVPSPSGSKLLIVRNGQNGSAVQLEIWSSCHMQKDIHIPVSVHGPLYTDGWFEGISWSDDEQFIAYVAEAPSSLKPMFNSFGIKEGPSDEKNINSWKGQGDWEEQWGESYSGKGKPSLFVVNVDSGEAQAVEGIPESLSVGQVVWAPLSPDDGQQTLVFVGWSDINVPHRVARKLGIKYCYNRPCSLYAVRAPVFEPKEPHSKSFILQRDEGHESASAINLTGDTQSAYFPCFTPDGRFLLFVSAKSAVESGAHCATNSLHRMNWSSTRKPDLANIIDLVPVVMHADVGSFPGLYCDSIIAKPWLSDGSTLILSSVWGSTEVLISVDVLSGKLSRISPHNSDSSWNLLAVDGGIVLAVSSNPVSPPQIKYGCFLDRKENETSSEWDWQDISLPKLAYSEKVKSMLSLLQFNILKIDVPDLSGNLTTGAKQPFEAIFIHSNSQGSSNKGEKENGLSPLIVVIHGGPHSVSLASYSKSLAFLASLGFSLLVVNYRGSLGFGEEALQSLPGKIGSQDVKDVLTAIDHVVNKGYADPSKIFVLGGSHGGFLTSHLIGQEPDKFVAAAVRNPVCNIASMVGTTDIPDWCYFEAYGSEGKNLFTEAPSVEHLEVFYKKSPISYVSKVKSPVLFLLGAQDLRVPVSNGLQFARALREKGVKVKIVMFPNDIHPIERPQSDFESFLNIGVWFKNYCS; encoded by the exons ATGCCTGCATTGTTGAACGGACTCGCATTGGCGAAAACTCTCTCTCCACCCTTCTCACTCGTTTCTCCACTTGCTAACTCTTTGTCCATAGACAGAGTTTCTATCTCTCGATCACCTTGCAG GCTCCTTTTTCAACCACTTTTAGTCACAAGTAGGACAAAATTTTCAGCCTTGTCAATGATGGAAGCATGTGAAAGTGTCGTCACAAGAGGCTCTAAACACAACCCTGATAAGCACTTCGATGAAGATTACAGAGACCAAGCTAAGTTGCTTCAGGAGTTCTGCAATATGTCAACTGTTGATAAGGCCTGGATTTTCAATTCTTGTAATG GGACTGGTTCATGGGCAATGTTCTATTTGAGCCAAACAAATCTTTTAGCAAACAAGAGAACTAAGTACATTCTGTCCTCCTAcatttcaaaagaagaaagccACTCTCTAACCTTCCAATGCACTCCTTTTCCCTTTGAACTGGTGGATGTATCAACAGTTGTCCCTTCACCATCAGGTTCAAAGCTTCTCATAGTTCGAAATGGTCAAAATGGATCTGCAGTACAACTTGAAATCTGGAGCTCTTGTCATATGCAAAAGGATATACATATCCCAGTATCTGTTCATGGTCCATTATATACAGATGGATG GTTTGAAGGTATTAGTTGGAGCGATGATGAACAATTTATTGCCTATGTTGCTGAAGCACCTTCCTCACTTAAGCCCATGTTCAATAGTTTTGGCATTAAAGAAGGACCTTCAGATGAAAAGAACATTAACAGCTGGAAAGGTCAGGGGGACTGGGAGGAGCAGTGGGGTGAATCATACTCTGGAAAAGGGAAACCCTCACTTTTTGTTGTTAACGTCGACAG TGGAGAAGCTCAAGCTGTAGAAGGCATCCCAGAGTCCCTTTCTGTTGGGCAAGTTGTATGGGCACCTCTATCTCCTGATGATGGGCAACAGACGTTGGTTTTTGTTGGATGGTCTGATATTAATGTTCCTCACCGTGTTGCACGAAAGCTTGGGATAAAATACTGTTACAACAGGCCATGTTCTTTGTATGCAGTCAGGGCTCCTGTTTTTGAACCCAAGGAACCACACTCAAAGTCATTTATCTTACAAAG AGATGAAGGTCATGAGAGTGCATCAGCCATCAACCTGACAGGAGATACACAGAGTGCCTACTTCCCTTGTTTCAC TCCAGATGGAAGGTTCCTTTTGTTTGTATCGGCAAAAAGTGCTGTGGAGTCTGGGGCTCATTGTGCGACCAATTCTTTGCACAGAATGAATTGGTCCAGTACCAGAAAACCAGATTTGGCAAACATTATTGATCTG GTCCCAGTTGTAATGCATGCAGATGTTGGTTCCTTCCCAGGACTTTATTGTGATAGTATCATCGCAAAACCATGGCTTTCTGATGGATCTACCTTGATACTCTCTTCTGTTTGGGGTAGCACTGAAGTACTAATTTCAGTAGATGTATTAAG TGGCAAGTTATCGAGGATTAGCCCCCACAATTCTGACTCTTCATGGAATCTTCTTGCAGTTGATGGTGGCATTGTCCTTGCGG TTTCCAGTAACCCGGTTAGTCCCCCTCAAATCAAGTATGGGTGCTTTCTTGATCGAAAGGAGAACGAAACAAGTTCGGAATGGGATTGGCAGGACATATCATTGCCAAAGTTGGCCTACTCAGAAAAG GTCAAGTCAATGCTGTCATTGCTTCAGTTCAACATATTGAAAATTGATGTTCCTGATTTGTCAGGAAATCTTACTACTG GTGCAAAACAACCCTTTGAGGCAATTTTCATCCATTCCAACTCTCAAGGCTCAAGTAACAAaggggagaaagaaaatggattAAGCCCACTCATAGTAGTTATTCATGGAGGACCACATTCAGTTTCATTGGCCAGTTATTCCAAGTCCCTTGCATTCCTTGCTTCTTTGGGTTTCAGCTTGCTTGTGGTGAACTACAG AGGTTCATTAGGATTTGGAGAGGAAGCGCTGCAATCCCTTCCAGGCAAAATTGGAAGTCag GATGTGAAGGATGTTTTGACAGCAATAGATCATGTTGTCAATAAAGGGTATGCAGACCCATCTAAAATATTTGTTCTTGGAGGTTCACATGGTGGGTTTTTGACATCTCATTTGATTGGCCAG GAGCCTGATAAATTTGTTGCAGCTGCGGTCAGAAACCCTGTCTGTAACATTGCATCGATGGTTGGGACAACAGATATTCCTGACTGGTGTTATTTTGAAGCATATGGGAGTGAAGGGAAAAATTTGTTCACGGAAGCACCTTCAGTTGAGCACTTAGAAGTCTTCTATAAAAAATCTCCTATTTCCTATGTCTCAAAG GTGAAATCACCGGTCCTCTTCCTTTTAGGTGCCCAGGATCTTCGAGTTCCAGTCTCAAATGGCCTACAA TTTGCAAGAGCACTGAGGGAAAAGGGGGTGAAAGTCAAAATTGTTATGTTTCCTAATGATATTCACCCAAttgaaag aCCACAGTCTGACTTTGAAAGTTTTCTTAATATTGGAGTTTGGTTCAAAAACTACTGCAGCTGA
- the LOC116255857 gene encoding acylamino-acid-releasing enzyme 2 isoform X3: MFYLSQTNLLANKRTKYILSSYISKEESHSLTFQCTPFPFELVDVSTVVPSPSGSKLLIVRNGQNGSAVQLEIWSSCHMQKDIHIPVSVHGPLYTDGWFEGISWSDDEQFIAYVAEAPSSLKPMFNSFGIKEGPSDEKNINSWKGQGDWEEQWGESYSGKGKPSLFVVNVDSGEAQAVEGIPESLSVGQVVWAPLSPDDGQQTLVFVGWSDINVPHRVARKLGIKYCYNRPCSLYAVRAPVFEPKEPHSKSFILQRDEGHESASAINLTGDTQSAYFPCFTPDGRFLLFVSAKSAVESGAHCATNSLHRMNWSSTRKPDLANIIDLVPVVMHADVGSFPGLYCDSIIAKPWLSDGSTLILSSVWGSTEVLISVDVLSGKLSRISPHNSDSSWNLLAVDGGIVLAVSSNPVSPPQIKYGCFLDRKENETSSEWDWQDISLPKLAYSEKVKSMLSLLQFNILKIDVPDLSGNLTTGAKQPFEAIFIHSNSQGSSNKGEKENGLSPLIVVIHGGPHSVSLASYSKSLAFLASLGFSLLVVNYRGSLGFGEEALQSLPGKIGSQDVKDVLTAIDHVVNKGYADPSKIFVLGGSHGGFLTSHLIGQEPDKFVAAAVRNPVCNIASMVGTTDIPDWCYFEAYGSEGKNLFTEAPSVEHLEVFYKKSPISYVSKVKSPVLFLLGAQDLRVPVSNGLQFARALREKGVKVKIVMFPNDIHPIERPQSDFESFLNIGVWFKNYCS; encoded by the exons ATGTTCTATTTGAGCCAAACAAATCTTTTAGCAAACAAGAGAACTAAGTACATTCTGTCCTCCTAcatttcaaaagaagaaagccACTCTCTAACCTTCCAATGCACTCCTTTTCCCTTTGAACTGGTGGATGTATCAACAGTTGTCCCTTCACCATCAGGTTCAAAGCTTCTCATAGTTCGAAATGGTCAAAATGGATCTGCAGTACAACTTGAAATCTGGAGCTCTTGTCATATGCAAAAGGATATACATATCCCAGTATCTGTTCATGGTCCATTATATACAGATGGATG GTTTGAAGGTATTAGTTGGAGCGATGATGAACAATTTATTGCCTATGTTGCTGAAGCACCTTCCTCACTTAAGCCCATGTTCAATAGTTTTGGCATTAAAGAAGGACCTTCAGATGAAAAGAACATTAACAGCTGGAAAGGTCAGGGGGACTGGGAGGAGCAGTGGGGTGAATCATACTCTGGAAAAGGGAAACCCTCACTTTTTGTTGTTAACGTCGACAG TGGAGAAGCTCAAGCTGTAGAAGGCATCCCAGAGTCCCTTTCTGTTGGGCAAGTTGTATGGGCACCTCTATCTCCTGATGATGGGCAACAGACGTTGGTTTTTGTTGGATGGTCTGATATTAATGTTCCTCACCGTGTTGCACGAAAGCTTGGGATAAAATACTGTTACAACAGGCCATGTTCTTTGTATGCAGTCAGGGCTCCTGTTTTTGAACCCAAGGAACCACACTCAAAGTCATTTATCTTACAAAG AGATGAAGGTCATGAGAGTGCATCAGCCATCAACCTGACAGGAGATACACAGAGTGCCTACTTCCCTTGTTTCAC TCCAGATGGAAGGTTCCTTTTGTTTGTATCGGCAAAAAGTGCTGTGGAGTCTGGGGCTCATTGTGCGACCAATTCTTTGCACAGAATGAATTGGTCCAGTACCAGAAAACCAGATTTGGCAAACATTATTGATCTG GTCCCAGTTGTAATGCATGCAGATGTTGGTTCCTTCCCAGGACTTTATTGTGATAGTATCATCGCAAAACCATGGCTTTCTGATGGATCTACCTTGATACTCTCTTCTGTTTGGGGTAGCACTGAAGTACTAATTTCAGTAGATGTATTAAG TGGCAAGTTATCGAGGATTAGCCCCCACAATTCTGACTCTTCATGGAATCTTCTTGCAGTTGATGGTGGCATTGTCCTTGCGG TTTCCAGTAACCCGGTTAGTCCCCCTCAAATCAAGTATGGGTGCTTTCTTGATCGAAAGGAGAACGAAACAAGTTCGGAATGGGATTGGCAGGACATATCATTGCCAAAGTTGGCCTACTCAGAAAAG GTCAAGTCAATGCTGTCATTGCTTCAGTTCAACATATTGAAAATTGATGTTCCTGATTTGTCAGGAAATCTTACTACTG GTGCAAAACAACCCTTTGAGGCAATTTTCATCCATTCCAACTCTCAAGGCTCAAGTAACAAaggggagaaagaaaatggattAAGCCCACTCATAGTAGTTATTCATGGAGGACCACATTCAGTTTCATTGGCCAGTTATTCCAAGTCCCTTGCATTCCTTGCTTCTTTGGGTTTCAGCTTGCTTGTGGTGAACTACAG AGGTTCATTAGGATTTGGAGAGGAAGCGCTGCAATCCCTTCCAGGCAAAATTGGAAGTCag GATGTGAAGGATGTTTTGACAGCAATAGATCATGTTGTCAATAAAGGGTATGCAGACCCATCTAAAATATTTGTTCTTGGAGGTTCACATGGTGGGTTTTTGACATCTCATTTGATTGGCCAG GAGCCTGATAAATTTGTTGCAGCTGCGGTCAGAAACCCTGTCTGTAACATTGCATCGATGGTTGGGACAACAGATATTCCTGACTGGTGTTATTTTGAAGCATATGGGAGTGAAGGGAAAAATTTGTTCACGGAAGCACCTTCAGTTGAGCACTTAGAAGTCTTCTATAAAAAATCTCCTATTTCCTATGTCTCAAAG GTGAAATCACCGGTCCTCTTCCTTTTAGGTGCCCAGGATCTTCGAGTTCCAGTCTCAAATGGCCTACAA TTTGCAAGAGCACTGAGGGAAAAGGGGGTGAAAGTCAAAATTGTTATGTTTCCTAATGATATTCACCCAAttgaaag aCCACAGTCTGACTTTGAAAGTTTTCTTAATATTGGAGTTTGGTTCAAAAACTACTGCAGCTGA